One genomic window of Roseobacter ponti includes the following:
- a CDS encoding TRAP transporter large permease subunit, producing the protein MFFGLDGVEVGLIIVAICLFGGILSGFPVAFAIAGAGVISFGIIAAMDSAGLLIHQAIDTSSQVYRDLVNSGVKADAISIFRYPELPRIAEPVFPSGWEVALDRNVSFVVNRMNERVLAGQSIETLLAVLMFVLMGITLERSKIANDLLTTMARVFGPLPGGLAVSIVVVGAFLAASTGIVGATVVTMGLLALPTMLRNGYSPELSTGVIAASGTLGQIIPPSIVIVLLGTLAGDLYSAAQEKRAVAEGCTDALTYLGEPAVLSVGTLFQAALLPGILLALLYALYAFGYALLNPDKAPAVPMGSTNAEPVTRNEAFTWFLGAPVLIIVGTVLLGNLGIIGDQSTAVSRYSDIGESASLRTNVGDECKASMIELHGQEAWDAALAQQTAIDDAGGVQTSERLTEEELATLQQETITNAAPVGTGVAVLLVLTTLFLTTARGVSPSASPQPLIIGAAGAVLVVLVDILFVRPDTSPGITVVMMLLPFALLMYGVVHATKICARNELIRVVFPPLILIVAVLGSILGGITNPTPAAALGAGGAIMLAAYRKLTDMDRTPKVIIWSTLAIIVCILVGINFDLRINTEEVGFENWFAFFVAYGAYLYALFGLLFSCWILYTSGVLSPVVRETAKVTSMVFTILIGSQLLNLVVISFGGEHYIQQFLKSFDNEFQVFLIVMLVLFVLGFVLDFLEIIYIVIPIVGPVIYGGTFDPKWVTIMIAVNLQTSFLTPPFGFALFYLRGVAPKEVTTGHIYRGIIPFVLIQVAGLALLWTFPSIVTIVPDLIPN; encoded by the coding sequence ATGTTTTTCGGACTGGACGGCGTAGAAGTCGGGCTGATCATCGTAGCAATCTGCCTCTTTGGCGGCATTCTGTCCGGCTTTCCGGTCGCTTTTGCGATCGCGGGTGCAGGGGTCATTTCCTTCGGGATTATTGCGGCGATGGACAGCGCCGGGCTGCTGATCCATCAGGCCATCGATACCAGCAGCCAGGTCTACCGCGATCTGGTCAATTCCGGTGTCAAAGCCGATGCCATTTCGATATTCAGGTATCCCGAGTTGCCGAGGATCGCAGAGCCCGTTTTCCCCTCGGGTTGGGAAGTAGCACTCGACCGCAACGTCTCCTTCGTCGTTAACCGCATGAACGAGCGGGTGCTGGCCGGTCAGTCCATCGAGACGCTCCTGGCGGTTCTGATGTTCGTTCTGATGGGCATTACCCTCGAACGATCCAAGATTGCCAACGACCTGCTGACCACTATGGCGCGTGTGTTTGGCCCGCTGCCGGGCGGTCTTGCAGTGTCCATCGTTGTTGTGGGTGCCTTTCTGGCGGCCTCCACCGGTATCGTCGGGGCGACGGTCGTAACCATGGGTCTGCTGGCCCTTCCCACCATGCTGCGCAACGGGTATTCGCCGGAGCTTTCTACCGGTGTGATCGCAGCCTCGGGCACCCTGGGGCAGATCATTCCACCCTCGATTGTCATCGTTCTGCTCGGCACGCTGGCAGGCGATCTTTATTCCGCAGCCCAGGAAAAACGTGCCGTTGCAGAAGGCTGCACAGATGCGCTGACCTATCTGGGGGAGCCTGCGGTGCTGTCGGTGGGTACGCTCTTTCAGGCGGCGCTGCTGCCGGGGATCCTGCTGGCACTGCTCTATGCGCTTTATGCCTTTGGCTATGCGCTGCTGAACCCTGACAAGGCGCCGGCGGTGCCCATGGGCAGCACCAATGCCGAACCCGTGACGCGCAATGAAGCCTTTACCTGGTTTCTCGGCGCGCCGGTTCTGATTATTGTCGGCACCGTCCTGCTGGGCAATCTGGGGATCATCGGCGATCAGAGCACGGCAGTGTCGCGGTATTCCGACATCGGTGAGAGCGCGTCACTGCGCACCAATGTCGGCGACGAGTGCAAAGCGTCGATGATCGAGTTGCACGGACAGGAGGCCTGGGACGCGGCACTGGCACAACAGACGGCCATCGACGATGCCGGCGGGGTACAGACCTCCGAGCGCCTGACCGAGGAAGAACTTGCGACCCTCCAGCAGGAAACCATCACAAATGCAGCACCCGTCGGCACCGGCGTCGCGGTGCTGCTGGTACTGACGACACTCTTTCTGACGACGGCACGGGGTGTGTCGCCCTCTGCCTCACCGCAGCCACTGATCATCGGGGCAGCAGGGGCAGTACTTGTTGTACTGGTCGATATCCTCTTTGTCAGACCCGATACGTCCCCTGGGATCACGGTGGTGATGATGCTGCTGCCATTTGCCCTGCTGATGTACGGGGTTGTGCATGCCACGAAAATCTGTGCGCGTAATGAACTCATCCGCGTGGTCTTTCCGCCGCTCATTCTGATCGTGGCGGTGCTGGGATCGATTCTTGGCGGGATCACCAACCCGACACCCGCCGCCGCTCTGGGCGCAGGTGGCGCGATCATGCTGGCGGCCTACCGCAAACTCACAGACATGGACCGGACACCAAAGGTCATTATCTGGTCCACCCTGGCGATCATTGTCTGCATCCTGGTGGGTATCAATTTCGATCTGCGCATCAATACAGAAGAAGTCGGCTTCGAGAACTGGTTTGCGTTCTTTGTGGCCTATGGCGCTTATCTTTATGCGCTCTTCGGGCTGCTCTTTTCGTGCTGGATCCTTTATACGTCCGGCGTTCTGAGCCCGGTGGTGCGTGAGACCGCCAAAGTGACCAGCATGGTCTTTACCATCCTGATCGGCTCGCAGCTGCTGAACCTCGTGGTGATCTCCTTTGGCGGCGAGCATTATATCCAGCAGTTCCTGAAGTCTTTCGACAACGAGTTCCAGGTCTTCCTGATCGTGATGCTGGTGCTCTTTGTGCTGGGCTTCGTGCTCGACTTTCTGGAGATCATCTACATCGTGATCCCGATTGTCGGACCGGTGATTTATGGCGGCACATTTGATCCCAAATGGGTGACGATCATGATTGCGGTAAACCTGCAGACGTCCTTCCTCACGCCGCCCTTTGGCTTTGCGCTCTTTTATCTGCGCGGTGTGGCACCAAAGGAGGTCACGACCGGTCATATCT
- a CDS encoding TRAP transporter small permease subunit, which produces MENEAAAGGSAVIDGVIWFVSNIGMAFYNFFYALTHPALWLDWSDKQAIMRFVYYGGSVEFFFVVFTAFLVMFAVGIWRGNIMWGYVRVLEGFANTVGRFFAWAGLLMVIQQIIIVFMQRIFTRPDISFGFGIPLQFDISWFAEELKLYNALVVCLCMAYTFVQGGHVRVDLVYSAVKFRTKKVIDMFGALFFMMPVAVLIWLYGWFFLWRHLIVPNPSASDTLDRLLNKSRALRWNVETIGFSPNGFNGYFLFKILLCAFTAMVFLQAMAMFFRSFQEWREGEESENKYLDRDTLGEGEEAYEGAH; this is translated from the coding sequence ATGGAAAACGAAGCAGCCGCCGGCGGCAGTGCGGTCATCGATGGTGTGATCTGGTTTGTCTCGAACATCGGGATGGCCTTTTACAATTTTTTCTATGCGCTGACACACCCGGCCCTTTGGCTCGACTGGTCAGACAAACAGGCCATCATGCGGTTCGTCTATTACGGCGGATCGGTGGAATTTTTCTTTGTCGTCTTCACTGCCTTCCTTGTGATGTTTGCCGTCGGCATATGGCGCGGCAATATCATGTGGGGCTATGTCCGCGTGCTCGAAGGTTTCGCCAACACCGTCGGTCGCTTTTTCGCCTGGGCCGGTCTGCTGATGGTTATCCAGCAGATCATCATCGTTTTCATGCAGCGTATTTTCACCCGACCGGACATCTCGTTCGGCTTCGGCATCCCGCTGCAGTTCGACATCAGCTGGTTTGCCGAAGAACTCAAACTCTATAACGCGCTCGTTGTATGCCTCTGCATGGCCTACACCTTTGTGCAGGGCGGGCATGTGCGGGTAGATCTGGTCTATTCGGCAGTGAAATTCCGTACCAAAAAGGTCATCGACATGTTCGGGGCCCTCTTTTTCATGATGCCGGTCGCGGTGCTGATCTGGCTCTACGGCTGGTTCTTCCTGTGGCGCCACCTGATTGTGCCCAACCCGTCCGCCTCTGACACACTGGACCGGTTGCTGAACAAATCGCGTGCTTTGCGCTGGAACGTAGAAACCATCGGCTTCAGCCCGAACGGGTTCAACGGCTATTTTCTCTTCAAGATACTCCTCTGTGCTTTCACCGCGATGGTGTTTCTGCAGGCGATGGCAATGTTCTTCCGGTCGTTTCAGGAATGGCGCGAAGGCGAGGAAAGCGAAAACAAATATCTCGACCGCGACACGCTGGGCGAGGGTGAAGAAGCGTACGAGGGTGCGCACTGA